DNA sequence from the Deltaproteobacteria bacterium genome:
CGCCGGCTTGGCCCTGGGTCCCGACGCGGCTACCGGGCCGACTGCCTTGGCGGCGGGCTTGTCCAGGGCCACGACAACTGGGGCCTCGGATGCCCGAGCCGGCTTGCCGCGAGCTCCAGCCGGTCCCGTGGGCGCGCCCTTCTTTCCTTTTCCCGCGGCCTTGCGGTCGGCCGGCGGGGCCGGCGGGGTCACCCCGGCCTCTTCCTGGAGTCGGCGGATGGCAGCCTTGGCGCGGGCCAGGGCCTTGGCGGTCTTGGCCGTATGCCGCGGCGCAGCGCCTCCCAGGTCGGGTCGGTTGTAGACGAGGATCCTCGGCCCGTCACGAAACACGGCCTCGAGCTTCGTGTCGCTGACCAGCTCGCTCACGTAGCCCAACCCGAAGACGGGGTGGTCGATCACCTCGCCCTCGGTATAGCCTTCTCGCAGCGAGTACTCACGGGCCGCATCGGCATTCGCGTGCCGCATGGCCTCCGCCCAGTTCGGCTTCTGGCGCGTCTGGCGTCGCTTGACCGCCATCGGCTCGGGCACGTCGTCGTCCACCTCCCCCCGCGGCGGGCGGAACGAATGGGTGGTGTGACAGATCGTGCACTGCACGCTTCGGATTTCCCCCTCGAAGCGCGTGATGACGGTGTGCGTCGTGTCGGTCTTGCAGTTCGTGCAATAGGCGTCCGCCTCGCCTCCTGCCTCGAACATTTCGTCCTCAAAGATGTATTCCATATCTTCGGGCACGCTCTCCACGAATCCCCAGCCTTCTTCGGTCCGTAACACACCTTGGCACAGGTGGCAAGTAACTCGCGCCGCTCGGGGCCGCTTGGGCGAGGCTGGAGCGGCCGCTTCGGGCCCGCGGCCGAGGCCCCCGCGGCCTTGCTGGCGTGGGCGCCTCGTGCTAACAGGCTGCCCCGTGGCCGCCTTCCGCGCGGCGCCCCCATGGCCGACCGCCCCAGATTCTCAGCGTTCTTTTTCATTATTTCCGCAGTCTTGGCGGCCGCGCTGGGCCTCGGTTACTACAGCTACCGGTCCGCCAACCGCCTGGCCGAGCGCAGCGCCGAGTCGGTGCAGAGCTCGAATCGGGTCCTCGGGCTCAAGCTCGTGGACCGCATCGAGAAGGTGATCCTGGACACGGACCGGACGTTCTTCAAGCTCGTGAGTCTAGACGATCCACGTGAATTCATGGAGTTATGGCGCAGAATCGTGCGCATCTCGCCCGCAGTGCAGAGCGTCATCGTGCTCGACGACCAGCGGGAGGTGGTGCACTTCGTGGCCAAGCTGGCTCCGGCCGAGCGGCGCGGTTTCCACGAGCTCTTCGCCCGACGGATCGTCCCCGACCTGGAGCTCGGCAAGCTCGCCCCCGACGAGCACAAGCATCTGCACACGAGCTATGGTGCGAAGAGCTACCTGCTCTCGTACATCCGCCGGCGCAGCGCCGGGCGCGACTACTACATCGCGCTCAACTATCACATCCCTTACATCATCCACGAGATCTTCCGGGAGGAGTTCAAGGAGCTGGAGGAGACGCGGGCCATCGCCGTGATGGACGAAGGAGGGGGCGTGCTCTACGGCTGGCCCGTCTTTTCGGACAGCAAGCTGGTCTTCGAAGCCCAGTTCCCGACGACCCTGTATCGCTGGCGACTGCAGATTTCTCCGAGGGATATAGCCTCCTTCCGTCGGCAGGCCCGCGCCCGGAAGCTCTCTGATCTGGTGCTCGTGGCGACCTCGCTCAGCGTCATTCTGGTGGGCATGGCGGTGCTCATCGTGGCGGCCCGCAAGGAGCGCCGCGCGAATCAACTCAAGAGCGAGTTCATCTCGAACGTGAGCCACGAGCTGAAGACACCGCTCTCGCTCATCCGGATGTTCGGCGAGCTCCTCTCCCTTCGCGGCGCCTCGGACCCCAAGGCCAGTAAGGAGTACGCCGAGATCATCACCCGCGAGAGCGACCGCCTGACCGCCCTCATCGACAACGTGCTCGACTTCGCACGTATCGAGCGGGGTAAGGCTGCGTACCAGTTCAGCCACGGCCGCCTCGAGCCCGTGGTGGAGCAGGTGGTCGAGCTCTGCCGGTACCGCGCCGAGCAGGGGGGCGTGCGGATTGCCACCCGCGTCGCGCCCGACCTGCCGGAGCTCCTCTTCGACGCGAGCGCGCTGACGCTGCTGCTCCTGAACCTCCTCGAGAACGCCCTCAAGTACGGTGCGGTCCGGGGAGGGGAGATCCTCGTGTCGGTCGAGCGGCAAGAGCGTCGCGTGCTCCTTCGGGTCGCCGACCAGGGGCCGGGGATCGCGAAGGAGGAGCAACGCAGGATCTTCGAACGCTTCTATCGTGGGCAGGATGCCCGCGGCAGCTCGGCCCGTGGATCGGGAATCGGCCTCAGCCTGGTGAAGCACATCGTGGAGGCGCACCATGGGCGCGTGCGGGTGGAGAGCGAGCTAGGCAAGGGAGCCAGTTTCGAGGTAAGCCTCCCCATCGCCGAGCCCGAGCCGATCCCCAAGCGGGGGGGAGCGCGATGAGCGGAGCCAAGTCGAAAAAGGTCCTCGTGATCGAGGACGAGCCGGACATGGTGCGCGGCCTGCGGGACGCGATGCAGTTCGAGGGGTTCGTCGTGTTGTCGGCCTGCACGGGCATAGAGGGGATCGCGCTCGCCAAGCAGGAGCGGCCCGATCTCGTGATCCTGGACCTCATGCTCCCCGACCTCAACGGCTACCGGGCCTGCGAGGAGATTCGCCGCGGCAACCAGCAGGTGCCCATCATCATCCTGTCTGCGCGCGGGCAGGAGGCGGACAAGATCCGAGGGCTCGAGGCCGGGGCCGACGACTACGTCACGAAGCCCTTCAGCGTCGGCGAGCTGCTGGCACGCATCAGCGCCATCTATCGGCGGCTCGAGCGGCGATCGGGGGGCGAGGACGCGATCCAGATCGGGGCGGCCCAAGTGGACCTGAAGAAGCACGCCCTGTCCTGCAACCGAAAGACCCACGCGCTCTCGTTCTATGAGGTGGAGCTGCTGAAGCTGCTCTACGAGCGGGCCAACGAGCCGGTCTCGCGCGACGAGATCCTGGAGAAGATCTGGGGGAGCCAGGCCGCGCCGACCAATCGCACGGTGGACAACTTCATCGTGAAACTACGCCGCAAGATCGAGGACGACAGCAAAAACCCTCGACACATTCTCACGGTCTACGGGTACGGCTACAAGCTCGTCCCCTAGGCCACTAGGCACAGGTCACGGCATGAAAAAGAAGCTCATCACCCTGGCCATCGCCCTGCTGGCGGTCGCCATCGTCCTGGCCGGACTCGCAACCTTCTGGACCGAGTACGAATGGTTCGTGCAGCTCGGCTTCGGCACGGTCTTCTCCACCACGCTCATGGCGAAGCTGGGTTCGGCGATCGGGTTCGGCCTGCTGGCGCTTGCTGTGCTGGGCGTGCACGTGCACTTCATTCGGCGCCTCAGCAAGCCACGCAAGAGCTGGACCATTCCGACCGCCGAAGGCGGCGAGGTGGATATCAAGGACGTGGTGAAGAAGGTCACCACCCCCCTCGTCGTGGCAGCGGCGCTGGTGGTCGCCGTGATCATGGGCTACTGGGCGGCGCGGCACTGGGAGGACCTGCTCAAGCTCCTGCACCAGACGCCGTTCGGCAAGACCGAGCCGATCCTGGGGCGGGACATCGGGTTCTACCTGTTCGTGCTGCCGTCCCTCGAGTTCACCCAGGAGTGGCTGGTTTACCTCATGGGGATCAGCACCATCTTCTGCGCTGCGGTCTACGTCAGTCGGGGCGCCATCACCGTGGAAGGGCGCGTGCCCCTCATGTCGCGCGGCGTGCGCGGGCACCTGCTCGCCTCCCTCGCCGTGGTGGTGCTCGTCATCGCCTGGGGCTTCCGCGTCGAGATGTACGAGATCCTCTTCTCCAAGCGTGGCGTGGCCTACGGCGCGACGTACACCGACGTCAACGCTAACCTGATCTCCTATCGGGTGCTCATCGCCGGCTGCGTCGCGGTGGCCCTCTACCTGCTGGCGCGAATCGGCTCCAAGAAGGAGGGCAAGGCGGCCATCAAGGGTCCGGCGATCGCGCTCGGGGTCGTGGCCGGTCTCTACGTCCTGGGCGTCTTCGTGTGGCCTACGGTGGTGCAGCAGCTCGTGGTCAACCCGAACGAGCTCGACAAGGAACGCCCCTACCTCGTGCACGCGATCGCCGGGACTCGCGACGCCTACGACCTGAACCGCATCGCCGTGCAGGAATATCCGGCCAACGAGAACCTCACCGTAGCCGACCTGAAGAAGAACCAGCTCACGATGGACAACGTGAAGATCTGGGACCATCGGCCGCTCAAGGCCACCTACCGGCAGCTTCAGGTCATTCGTCTCTACTACGACTTCCCGAACATCAGCGTCGACCGGTACAGCATCGGAGACCGCGTCTGGCAGGTCATGCTCTCCGCGAGGGAACTGGTCTACGAGCAGCTCCCCGTCTCGTCGCAGACCTGGGTCAACCGCCACCTCCAGTACACCCACGGCTACGGCGTCTGTCTGAGTCCGGTGACCCAGGCGGTGGGCGAAGGCCTCCCGGACCTCTGGATCAAGGACATCCCCCCCGAGACGCGCTTTCCGGAGCTGAAGATCGCGCGCCCCGAGATCTACTACGGCCTGAAGACCGAGGACTACTCGCTGGTCAAGACGACCACGCAGGAGTTCGACTACCCCTCGGGGGCCGACAACCGCTACACGACCTACCAGGGGAGCGGTGGCGTGGGGATCGGGAGCTTCTTTCGCCGGCTGCTCTTCGCCATTCGCTTCATGGATCCGAACCTGGTCTTCACCTCGCACCTCACCCCGGAGAGCCGCATCCTGTTCAACCGCCAGATCCAGGAGCGCATCAACACCGTCGCGCCCTTCCTGATGCTGGACCAGGAGCCGTACATGGTGGTCGCCGAGGGGCGCCTGTTCTGGATTCAGGACGCGTACACCATCAGCTACCGCTACCCCTACTCGCAGCCCACCTCCCTCGGCAAGCGCGCGCGCATCAACTACATCCGGAACGCGGTGAAGGTCGTGGTGGACGCGTACAACGGCTCGCTCGCCTTCTACCTGTGGGACGACAAGGATCCGATGATTCAAACCTATCGGAAGATCTTCCCCTCGATGTTCAAGTCGTCGGCCGAGATGCCGAAGGCGATCCGCGCCCACGTGCGATACCCGCAGGACCTCTTTGCTGTGCAGGCCACGATGTACGAGTCGTTCCACATGACCGACCCGCGGGTCTTCTACAACCAGGAAGACAAGTGGGCCATCTCGCGGGAGCTCACCGAGAAGACCGCGGGGCGCAGGGAAGCGTCGAAGATGGACGTGGGGGGCACGGCGCGCCACGTGACGGACACGAACCGCATGGCTCCCTACTACATGATCATGCGACTCCCCGAGGAGAAGCGGGAGGAGTTCCTCCTCATGGTGCCTTTCACGCCCACGAACAAGGACAACATGGTGGCGTGGATGTCTGCGAGCTGTGATGGGGACCAGTACGGCAAGCTCCGGGTCTACACCTTCCCCAAGAAGAAGATGATCTTCGGCCCGATGCAGGTGGAGGCCCGCATCGACCAGGACGACTTCATCTCGCAGTGGATCACCCTGCGCAACCAGCAGGGCTCCACCGTGCTGCGCGGGGACCTGCTCGTCATTCCGATCGAGGACTCCATCTTGTACGTGGAACCCGTCTACCTGCAGGCCACGCAGACCCAGCTCCCCGAGCTGAAGCAGGTCATCGTGTCCTTCGGGAAGCACCTTTCCATGAAGGGAAGCCTCGACGCCGCGCTGAAGGACGTCTTCGGCCTCAAGCAAGGCGGCGCGGCGATCACCACCGGGGCCCCCGGAAGCGCGACCCCTGTCGCTCCGGTCGCGACCTCCACCACGCAGCCGGCCTCCGGCGCACCCGAGGGGGTGAGCGAGCTGGCGCGCCGCGCGCTCCTGCACTACCGGGCCGGGCAGAAGAAGCTGGCGCAGGAGGACTGGGCCGGCTACGGCGCCGAGCAGAAGCAGCTCAAGGAGGCCCTCGAAGCGCTGGCCAGAGGACTCGAGGGGAAGCTCAAGCCCGGGACTCCGTCCGAGGCCGCGCCGAAGAAGTAGCGACCCCCTTTCAGGGGGCGAGGGTGTGGGGGGCGCGAGGGTTCAGGCGTGGCGGCGGCGGGTCCGTCGCGCCCCGAGCCAGAGCGCGACGAGCGCGAGGCCGGCAGCGGGTACGTCCTTCGGCGAGGCGTGTCCCGCGACGCTGCAGCCCCCCTCGTCGAGCACCACCGGCGCGCAGACCTTCGGGTCGGCCGACTTCGGGTAGGTGGCGCAGATCCCGAGCACGTCGTCCCCCTCGGGGCTGCGCTTCTTCGTCTCGCCGCGGTCGGCGAAGTTGAACATCGTCGTCTCTTTCATCGCCGCGGGGAGGTTGCCCAGCGGGTCGCACTTCGGCAGCGTCTTGCCCTGGTTGTCCTTCGGGACGGGCTTTCGCGTGCCGTCGTCGCAGGGGTGGTCGAGTCCCATCAGGTGACCGAGCTCGTGGGTGACCGTGTTCTCGACGTCGTGACGCGTCCGCTCGGCCTGGGTCCCGAAGAGGAATCCCTCGCCGTTCAGCTCGATGTCTCCGTCCAGGATCCGCCCGTCTTGGTCGCTGCCCGGGTGGTCCACGAAGAACACCGTGGTGATCCCCGTGGCCTCCTTGTCGTGCTTCCAGTCCTTCTCGACCCAGACCACCACGTTCTCGTTCGTCCCCTTGCGGTTCAGGCCCACCTGCGCGTCAGGGCTGGGAGGCTGGACGCTGAAGGTCAGGTAGCCGCACCCCGAGGTGACGCGTTGCCAGTTCTCGGTCGCGCGCTTCACGGCATCCAGCTCGGTCGCGTCCGCGACGTTGTCGCTGCCGGCGGAGTTGGCGCGCAGGACGACGCAGTTCGTGAACATCCAGCGCAGCGGCTTCTGACTCTCGTCGGTGGTGCCAGGGACATAGGCGCGGCCCGCGCCGCCGAGCACGGCGAGCGCGAGTCCCGCGCCGACGAGGAGGACGCCTCCCCAGCGAACTAGCGGCTGCGGCACAAACGGGCGTCGGTGGCGCAATCAGCGAGGGCGCGCCGGATGTGCTGCACGAAGAGGTCGAGAGGCTGGCGCGCGGCGAGGTCTTTGGGTTGCTCCGCCGCGCGAAGCCCGTCGTCGGTGCGCTTCACCAGCGACAGACCGCCGAGGGTGCGCGCCACGGTGATGCGTCCGTCCTCCGTGCGCTGGACCGGGAAGACGCCCTGCATCATGCCTACGACGTAGCGATGGCCGGCGCGCACCTCGGTGAAGAGCAACGTTGTCTCGCCAGGGCGGAAGGTGGGGCTCCCGGCCACGCGCATGCCGATGCCGTTCACGCTCCCCCCGAGGCGCCGGACCACGACGCGTTCCCCGTCTTTGGCCCCGTGCACCCCTTGCTGCACCTCGAAGGTGGTGTCCGTCACGATGTGGCGGCCGTCCTCGCTCCAGTGACTCTCCGCCTTCAGCACGCGACCCACGAAGATGCGGTCGGCACGGCCGGCGAGCTGGTGGAGGCTCATGGCCACCATCATGGTGGCCGACACGGGCAAGGGGAGGAAAAGGGCCAGCGGAACGATAGCGCGTCGAAGCATGCGATCCAGAGGATAGCGGCCGGGGGTGATGCGGTCAACGCGAGCTCTCTCCGAGCTCTCCCCGAGCTCTCCCCGAGCTCTCCCCGTTGACCCCCTCGGGCGCCTCTGATAAGGGCATGCGCATGTCCAGCACACCGGTTCGTGTTCGCATCGCTCCGAGTCCCACGGGCGATCCCCACGTGGGGACCGCCTACGTGGCGCTCTTCAACTACGCCTTCGCCCGTCGGCACGGCGGACAGTTCATCCTGCGCATCGAGGACACCGACCGGGCGCGTTCGACCCGCGAGTCCGAGGAGGCGATCCTTCGCAGCCTGGCGTGGCTCGGCCTCGCCTGGGACGAAGGCCCCGACGTCGGGGGGCCTTGCGGACCCTACCGGCAGTCGGAGCGCGCGGCCATCTACCAGGAGCACGCGGCACGCTTGGTGGAGCGAGAGGCGGCCTATCGGTGCTTTTGCACCGAGGCGCGGCTTGAGCAGATGCGCGCCGAGCAGCGGGCTGCGAAGCTGGCCTCCGCCGGTTACGACGGCGCGTGCCGGGCGATCTCTCGGGAGGAATCGGACCGGCGGGCCCGGGCCGGTGAGGCCCACGTCGTCCGGCTGCGGATGCCCAAGGAGGGCGAGACGGTGGTGCCCGACCGCCTGCGCGGGGAGGTGCGGATCCCGAACGAGCGCAGCGACGATCAGGTCCTGTTGAAGAGCGACGGCCTGCCCACCTATCACCTGGCGAACGTGGTGGACGATCACCTGATGGGGATCACGCACGTCATCCGCGCCGAGGAGTGGATCCCGTCCACGCCGAAGCACCT
Encoded proteins:
- a CDS encoding UPF0182 family protein — its product is MKKKLITLAIALLAVAIVLAGLATFWTEYEWFVQLGFGTVFSTTLMAKLGSAIGFGLLALAVLGVHVHFIRRLSKPRKSWTIPTAEGGEVDIKDVVKKVTTPLVVAAALVVAVIMGYWAARHWEDLLKLLHQTPFGKTEPILGRDIGFYLFVLPSLEFTQEWLVYLMGISTIFCAAVYVSRGAITVEGRVPLMSRGVRGHLLASLAVVVLVIAWGFRVEMYEILFSKRGVAYGATYTDVNANLISYRVLIAGCVAVALYLLARIGSKKEGKAAIKGPAIALGVVAGLYVLGVFVWPTVVQQLVVNPNELDKERPYLVHAIAGTRDAYDLNRIAVQEYPANENLTVADLKKNQLTMDNVKIWDHRPLKATYRQLQVIRLYYDFPNISVDRYSIGDRVWQVMLSARELVYEQLPVSSQTWVNRHLQYTHGYGVCLSPVTQAVGEGLPDLWIKDIPPETRFPELKIARPEIYYGLKTEDYSLVKTTTQEFDYPSGADNRYTTYQGSGGVGIGSFFRRLLFAIRFMDPNLVFTSHLTPESRILFNRQIQERINTVAPFLMLDQEPYMVVAEGRLFWIQDAYTISYRYPYSQPTSLGKRARINYIRNAVKVVVDAYNGSLAFYLWDDKDPMIQTYRKIFPSMFKSSAEMPKAIRAHVRYPQDLFAVQATMYESFHMTDPRVFYNQEDKWAISRELTEKTAGRREASKMDVGGTARHVTDTNRMAPYYMIMRLPEEKREEFLLMVPFTPTNKDNMVAWMSASCDGDQYGKLRVYTFPKKKMIFGPMQVEARIDQDDFISQWITLRNQQGSTVLRGDLLVIPIEDSILYVEPVYLQATQTQLPELKQVIVSFGKHLSMKGSLDAALKDVFGLKQGGAAITTGAPGSATPVAPVATSTTQPASGAPEGVSELARRALLHYRAGQKKLAQEDWAGYGAEQKQLKEALEALARGLEGKLKPGTPSEAAPKK
- a CDS encoding HAMP domain-containing histidine kinase, with product MAAALGLGYYSYRSANRLAERSAESVQSSNRVLGLKLVDRIEKVILDTDRTFFKLVSLDDPREFMELWRRIVRISPAVQSVIVLDDQREVVHFVAKLAPAERRGFHELFARRIVPDLELGKLAPDEHKHLHTSYGAKSYLLSYIRRRSAGRDYYIALNYHIPYIIHEIFREEFKELEETRAIAVMDEGGGVLYGWPVFSDSKLVFEAQFPTTLYRWRLQISPRDIASFRRQARARKLSDLVLVATSLSVILVGMAVLIVAARKERRANQLKSEFISNVSHELKTPLSLIRMFGELLSLRGASDPKASKEYAEIITRESDRLTALIDNVLDFARIERGKAAYQFSHGRLEPVVEQVVELCRYRAEQGGVRIATRVAPDLPELLFDASALTLLLLNLLENALKYGAVRGGEILVSVERQERRVLLRVADQGPGIAKEEQRRIFERFYRGQDARGSSARGSGIGLSLVKHIVEAHHGRVRVESELGKGASFEVSLPIAEPEPIPKRGGAR
- a CDS encoding response regulator transcription factor — translated: MSGAKSKKVLVIEDEPDMVRGLRDAMQFEGFVVLSACTGIEGIALAKQERPDLVILDLMLPDLNGYRACEEIRRGNQQVPIIILSARGQEADKIRGLEAGADDYVTKPFSVGELLARISAIYRRLERRSGGEDAIQIGAAQVDLKKHALSCNRKTHALSFYEVELLKLLYERANEPVSRDEILEKIWGSQAAPTNRTVDNFIVKLRRKIEDDSKNPRHILTVYGYGYKLVP